One genomic segment of Acidobacteriota bacterium includes these proteins:
- a CDS encoding formate--tetrahydrofolate ligase, with amino-acid sequence MTSLDPTKLEGWQLAEAAEKVATPIDQLGSELGLRTDELLPAGRGLAKVDHRAVMERLRGSARGRYVDVTAITPTPLGEGKTTTTIGLVQGLARIGCRVAGAIRQPSGGPTFNLKGSGAGGGLSQCIPLAPLSIRLTGDLDSITNAHNLAMVALTARMQHERNYDDRKLESLGLNRLDLDPGRVEMKWAIDFCAQSLRNINIGNGGKMDGYPMESGFQITASSELMAILAVSRDLADLRERIGRIVVAWDRRGGEVTASDLEVAGAMTAWMTEAVHPNLLQTMEGQPMLVHAGPFANIALGQSSVIADRMGTLLTDYLVTESGFGSDIGYEKFWNLKCRYSGLRPDAVVIVATIRALKSHGGGPRVRPGQPLDPAYTEENLELVEEGCSNLLAHIDIVRKSGIEPVVCVNRIVTDSDEEIALVKRVAEEAGAPFAMSDHWLKGGEGAVELAEAVVAACEQKRDFRFLYDMESRLEARIECIATQVYGAGSVSYSPEARRKLERLDSDPRNRSLGLCMAKSNLSLSHDPQLKGRPRGWELPVRDILLYRGAGLVVPVAGGIHLLPGTGSRPAYRGIDVDPQTGRIQGLF; translated from the coding sequence ATGACGAGTTTGGATCCCACAAAGCTGGAAGGCTGGCAGTTGGCTGAGGCCGCCGAAAAGGTGGCCACGCCAATCGATCAACTGGGTTCGGAACTGGGCCTTCGGACGGACGAATTGCTTCCCGCCGGCCGGGGACTCGCCAAGGTGGATCACCGGGCGGTCATGGAAAGGCTCCGAGGCTCTGCCCGCGGGCGGTACGTCGACGTCACCGCCATCACCCCGACGCCTTTGGGAGAAGGAAAAACCACCACCACCATCGGACTGGTGCAGGGTCTGGCACGGATCGGCTGCAGAGTGGCGGGCGCCATCCGGCAGCCCAGCGGGGGGCCCACCTTCAATCTCAAGGGGTCGGGCGCCGGCGGCGGCCTCTCCCAGTGCATTCCCCTGGCCCCGCTCTCGATCCGGCTCACCGGCGACCTGGATTCCATCACCAACGCCCACAACCTGGCCATGGTGGCCCTGACGGCCAGGATGCAGCACGAACGGAACTACGACGACCGCAAGCTGGAGTCGCTGGGGCTGAACCGTCTCGACTTGGATCCCGGCCGGGTGGAGATGAAGTGGGCCATCGATTTCTGCGCCCAGTCCCTGCGTAACATCAACATCGGGAACGGCGGCAAGATGGACGGCTATCCCATGGAGTCGGGCTTTCAGATCACCGCCTCCAGCGAACTCATGGCGATTCTGGCCGTCTCCCGGGATCTGGCGGATCTGCGGGAGCGGATCGGCAGGATCGTCGTGGCCTGGGACCGCCGGGGCGGGGAGGTGACGGCTTCCGATCTGGAGGTGGCCGGCGCCATGACGGCGTGGATGACGGAAGCCGTCCATCCGAACCTGCTCCAGACCATGGAAGGGCAGCCCATGCTGGTACACGCGGGTCCCTTCGCCAACATCGCGCTGGGCCAGAGCTCCGTCATCGCCGACCGGATGGGAACCCTGCTGACCGACTATCTGGTCACCGAGAGCGGGTTCGGATCCGACATCGGATACGAGAAGTTCTGGAACCTCAAATGCCGGTACTCCGGGCTCCGGCCCGATGCGGTGGTGATCGTGGCCACGATTCGGGCCCTCAAGAGCCACGGGGGCGGGCCGCGGGTTCGCCCGGGCCAGCCGTTGGACCCCGCCTACACGGAGGAGAACCTGGAACTGGTGGAAGAGGGATGCTCCAATTTGCTGGCCCACATCGACATCGTTCGGAAGAGCGGGATCGAACCGGTGGTCTGCGTCAATCGGATCGTCACCGATTCCGACGAGGAGATCGCCTTGGTGAAGCGGGTCGCCGAAGAGGCCGGGGCTCCCTTCGCCATGTCCGACCACTGGCTCAAGGGAGGCGAGGGAGCCGTGGAGTTGGCCGAGGCGGTGGTGGCCGCCTGCGAGCAGAAGCGCGATTTCCGGTTTCTCTACGACATGGAGAGCCGGCTCGAAGCACGGATCGAGTGCATCGCCACCCAGGTCTACGGGGCCGGAAGCGTGAGCTACTCGCCGGAGGCCCGGCGCAAGCTGGAGCGGCTGGACAGCGATCCCCGGAACCGCTCACTGGGGCTCTGCATGGCCAAGTCCAATCTGAGTCTCTCCCACGATCCACAGTTGAAAGGCCGGCCGCGCGGTTGGGAGCTCCCGGTTCGGGACATCCTGCTCTACCGGGGCGCCGGACTGGTGGTCCCGGTGGCAGGGGGAATCCATCTCTTGCCCGGAACCGGTTCCCGGCCCGCCTACCGCGGGATCGACGTCGATCCGCAGACGGGCCGGATCCAGGGACTGTTCTGA
- a CDS encoding glucose 1-dehydrogenase, which produces MPGSDRFSLQGKVAVVTGAGSGLGEDLALALAEAGADVVVGDRDGALAEAAARRIRRRGRDGLGVAADVSRPDDVDRMMAAAEERFGRLDILVNNAGISIHAPTLDATLEVWQRVFDVNATGTFLCSQRAGRIMVRQGGGCIINIASVYGHVGVDPSVSHPPGNPTREDLAYSASKGAVISMTRALATYWADYKIRVNAISPGMIRTERLKTAVPKDTWSRMIQRTPLKRPGTGEDLQGAVIYLASDAASFVTGQVLCVDGGWLAW; this is translated from the coding sequence ATGCCAGGGTCCGATCGATTCAGTCTCCAGGGCAAGGTCGCCGTTGTCACCGGAGCCGGATCGGGCCTGGGAGAGGATCTCGCCTTGGCCCTGGCCGAAGCCGGCGCCGACGTGGTCGTCGGGGACCGGGACGGTGCCCTGGCCGAAGCCGCAGCCCGCCGCATTCGCCGGCGGGGACGGGACGGGTTGGGAGTGGCGGCGGACGTCTCCCGTCCCGACGACGTCGACCGCATGATGGCGGCCGCGGAGGAGCGTTTCGGGCGCCTCGACATCCTGGTGAACAATGCCGGGATTTCCATTCACGCCCCCACCCTCGACGCCACCCTGGAGGTCTGGCAGAGGGTCTTCGACGTCAACGCAACCGGGACTTTTCTCTGTTCCCAGCGAGCCGGCCGGATCATGGTGCGCCAGGGGGGCGGTTGCATCATCAACATCGCCTCGGTCTACGGGCATGTGGGAGTGGACCCTTCCGTCTCCCACCCGCCGGGCAATCCGACCCGCGAAGATCTGGCCTACTCGGCCAGCAAGGGAGCCGTGATCAGCATGACGCGGGCGCTGGCCACCTATTGGGCGGACTACAAGATCCGGGTCAACGCCATCAGCCCCGGGATGATCCGGACCGAACGGCTGAAAACGGCCGTTCCCAAGGACACCTGGTCCAGAATGATCCAGCGCACCCCCTTGAAACGCCCGGGGACGGGGGAGGACCTGCAAGGGGCCGTCATCTACCTGGCGTCGGACGCGGCTTCGTTCGTCACGGGACAGGTCCTGTGCGTGGACGGAGGCTGGCTGGCCTGGTAG